The sequence below is a genomic window from Zhongshania aliphaticivorans.
CTCACGCCGCCACATTAAATTCAATTCTGGACGCACTGTGGCAAAATCCTTAGCCACCCCAGGGAAATACGCTTGCCACTTAATGAGGTGCCAGCCATAGACCGACTTCACTGGGCCAAACCACTGACCTAAGCTCATGGTCCGGTTCGTCTCAGACCAAAATCCTGCACCGAATATTTCATTAATTTCGCGAGCAGTTAATTGATTAAACAACTCGCCGCTCAGAAATACATCTGCGCTTGCGGGCGATTCCTCGCCATTAAGATTACGCAGCGCCTGCTCTGCACGCATTTTCGCTGCCGCCGTGTCACCGGCGTAAAATCGCTGCTGAAAACTGTAGCGCGGAGGCTCGTCACTGATCGCGGGATTATCGTCATACAATCGCCTTAAGTCTTGGTCGTTCGGCACTTGCCCTTGGATATCCGCGATGACGCGATGCTCCAACAACTGAATTAAGCGTCGACGAATGACTTCATCGCTGTCGAGTAAACCCATTGCCAATACTGTTTCGATTTGATCCCCACGATCCCCCTCAACGCCGAGAAATTCCGCGTCGCGCAGCAAACGCTGAACAATAACGTCATCACGTTTGTGCAGGCTCTTAATCAGAGCTTCGCGAAAAAGCATTTGCTCGTCCAGTGCGCTCTGTCTAAGTGCCTGCCGTAATTTATCGGTCATTGGCTGACGATTTTGCTGAGCCCACTTTGCCGCCATCGAATCGATTTCAAATTTCGATGGACAAACTAACTCCCGCTGCTGGTACCGCGAGTAATATCCATCAACACCGTATAGCAGAATGCCAAGGAGCATAAAGTGGAATATTTTGGCGCGAAACAAGCGAGTCAAGGTTGGCCAGGCTCTGGAGTTTGCGCATCCATCTGCGCAGCTGCCGGGGCGTACCATATTGGCGAACTCCAAGCGCGCTCCTGAATGATTGGCCGATGTTCGACACTGCAACAAGACTCATAACCCGGCTTAATCGTCGCTGGCCGCTGGCAATCAACCGCTGCGGCAACACACAACTGCTGACTCCATCGGCAAGTCGGGTTTTCCAAAACCCGGGTATAATAATATGCGCGCTGGGCGGGATTAAAATTGGGGTCCTGCCAATGAGCACAGAGTTGTGGCGCGCCTTTGCCATAGGTTTTACACGTTGCGAGATCAACACCCACCTCAGCAGCAGCACCGCTGCTGGCAACATCAATCACCTGCTCGCTGCTCTCACCGTCTGGGCCAACACTAACCTTAATAATTTGAACTGCTTTTAATGGCATGCCTGGCTGGCTCGCGGTGCCTGGATCCATGCGAGCAAATACTGAAAATACCGGCGCGTCGTTCCTGTGCGCAGGCTGTGGTAGTAAATCACCGCCCATGGCAACGCCGTGCTCGTAACCACTCGCAACGTAATCTTGCTGTTCACACATATCAGCAGGCAATTGCCAGCCACCAAAGAACCGTAATTCAATACGAGGGCCACTGGTGGCGTAAGTTTCTCTGCGTTGCATGGCAGCAAAAATACTATCTCGACTGTTCTCTGTCGCCCACACTGCAGCTAAGCCACCGGGATTAAACTCCAAATCATCAGGCAAGCCCTCGGGCAGCTGCGCGCCAGCCGGCACACCGGCGCCGCCGTGGCCTAAAAATCCTTTCTCATTGACCGCGCCTGGCGCACTGATATGAGTATCTGAGCTGGCAATAAAACCCAATTTAAATGGGTTCACCCCTAAGCGCTGCTCTTGGGCCATACCCTCCTTTAATACATCGCGAACAAAGCCCGACTTTTCTGTGGCCTCTTCGCGGAGAAATGGCACAAACTTACCAGAAAAGCGGTTGTACGGTAGTTGCTCAAAGCCGCACAACTCATCGGCACTGCTCAGCGGGTTATAAAAGCACTCTGAACTGCCCTTGTGCTGCATAATTTCAACTAGGCGTTCAAGGCGCTGGCGTTGCGTTGCGTCGGCCGCTGTTATCGCCGAGCCATCATCCCTGACTGTGCTAAACATATAGCCGTCACTTAAATTCGAGTTATGGGGAATGACTAACACCTCGCAGCCAGTACCGGCGTTAACGCAATCGCGATCCAGCCCATCCCAAAGCAGTGGTGCCGATGGCGTATCAATAAAGCTTAATGGCAGCACCGGCACTTGTTCGTTCTTAAAAATAATATTGCGATGTAAGTTGGCGAGATTCGCCGAGGCGCCAGTCCACTCATAGGCAACAAAGCTCGTAAACTCACAATCGCTGCTGCGATCGTAAGCATCTTCAGCAGCCTGCTGGATCTCTTGCCATGGGCGCAATCCTGCCTGCCGACAGCGCTCGCCATCCTTGCCGCAAAAGCCTAAACGGCCAGCAAGGGAGGACTGGGTATTAAATATAAAAAACGCGGCACGAGGATAGTGACGAAAAAGCTTACACTGCCAACTGCCGTGGCCGGGCAACGCTGGGTCGCTACAAATTTCCACTTCACCAAATAGCTCGGCGTGATCGGTTACCACGGCAAAATCGAGGGGACGATCTAATTGCAAGGTACGT
It includes:
- a CDS encoding DUF3604 domain-containing protein, with translation MPALLRLWNCKQTLIALSTLLSASVVSGQALTTQVLDAEPYQEQREPCTQQYPLGKALFGDTHVHTKYSLDASTQGTRTSPADAYHFARGAPIGVQPWTADGQPLRTLQLDRPLDFAVVTDHAELFGEVEICSDPALPGHGSWQCKLFRHYPRAAFFIFNTQSSLAGRLGFCGKDGERCRQAGLRPWQEIQQAAEDAYDRSSDCEFTSFVAYEWTGASANLANLHRNIIFKNEQVPVLPLSFIDTPSAPLLWDGLDRDCVNAGTGCEVLVIPHNSNLSDGYMFSTVRDDGSAITAADATQRQRLERLVEIMQHKGSSECFYNPLSSADELCGFEQLPYNRFSGKFVPFLREEATEKSGFVRDVLKEGMAQEQRLGVNPFKLGFIASSDTHISAPGAVNEKGFLGHGGAGVPAGAQLPEGLPDDLEFNPGGLAAVWATENSRDSIFAAMQRRETYATSGPRIELRFFGGWQLPADMCEQQDYVASGYEHGVAMGGDLLPQPAHRNDAPVFSVFARMDPGTASQPGMPLKAVQIIKVSVGPDGESSEQVIDVASSGAAAEVGVDLATCKTYGKGAPQLCAHWQDPNFNPAQRAYYYTRVLENPTCRWSQQLCVAAAVDCQRPATIKPGYESCCSVEHRPIIQERAWSSPIWYAPAAAQMDAQTPEPGQP
- a CDS encoding peptidyl-prolyl cis-trans isomerase, giving the protein MTRLFRAKIFHFMLLGILLYGVDGYYSRYQQRELVCPSKFEIDSMAAKWAQQNRQPMTDKLRQALRQSALDEQMLFREALIKSLHKRDDVIVQRLLRDAEFLGVEGDRGDQIETVLAMGLLDSDEVIRRRLIQLLEHRVIADIQGQVPNDQDLRRLYDDNPAISDEPPRYSFQQRFYAGDTAAAKMRAEQALRNLNGEESPASADVFLSGELFNQLTAREINEIFGAGFWSETNRTMSLGQWFGPVKSVYGWHLIKWQAYFPGVAKDFATVRPELNLMWRREQQRGGWQAYVTELRGQYRVLCNDEV